In one window of Scylla paramamosain isolate STU-SP2022 chromosome 36, ASM3559412v1, whole genome shotgun sequence DNA:
- the LOC135090781 gene encoding trypsin-1-like isoform X2, with protein sequence MRFTLLILAVFMMCGWGNINGLKIPFEDFRELSPSETNLSGSEGDYIEPKEAISSRFIKNDEGTQSQKANCVCGRRNTVTRIVGGQQTTVHEYPWQVALVSKYSNRPFCGGSIISDVWILSAGHCVNSNTKKNVRVVIGEHKWDSSSETSITSRRALSQVLRHKYYSSSTLNHDISLLRLADPIVFPSNNKIAPVCIPSADNLYESVNAIVTGWGTLYSGGYQPTTLQEVTVPTMSNSQCKATSYSSSSITDNMICAGLSQGGKDSCQGDSGGPMVTYRNGAYEQIGIVSWGYGCASANYPGVYTRVSVYVGILKQLMTGTNSCGQ encoded by the exons ATGCGCTTTACATTGCTGATTTTGGCGGTCTTCATGATG TGCGGATGGGGTAACATCAACGGCCTCAAGATCCCTTTCGAAGa TTTCAGAGAGCTGTCGCCCTCCGAAACCAACCTCTCGGGTAGCGAAGGAGACTACATCGAACCAAAGGAAG CAATCTCGAGCCGATTCATAAAGAACGACGAGGGCACTCAGTCGCAGAAGGCCAATTGTG TGTGTGGCCGGCGCAATACAGTCACCAGAATTGTGGGAGGCCAGCAAACTACCGTACACGAGTATCCTTGGCAGGTTGCACTCGTCTCCAAGTATTCAAATAGACCTTTCTGCGGTGGTTCCATCATCTCCGATGTGTGGATTCTTTCTGCAGGACACTGTGTAAATAG TAACACTAAGAAAAATGTCAGAGTCGTTATTGGGGAACACAAATGGGACTCAAGTTCTGAAACCTCCATCACCAGCAGGCGTGCATTAAGCCAG GTTCTTAGGCATAAATATTACAGTTCCTCCACACTGAACCACGATATTAGTTTGCTGCGGCTTGCTGATCCCATCGTGTTCCCCAGTAATAATAAGATTGCTCCAGTGTGCATCCCGTCTGCAGATAATCTTTACGAATCCGTGAATGCCATCGTCACCGGCTGGGGAACACTCTATTCAG GAGGATATCAACCCACTACGCTTCAGGAAGTGACTGTACCCACCATGAGCAACAGCCAGTGCAAAGCAACATCCTATTCCAGCAGTAGCATTACTGATAACATGATCTGCGCTGGTTTATCACAGGGTGGCAAGGACTCCTGCCAG GGCGATTCTGGTGGTCCTATGGTGACTTACAGAAATGGAGCATATGAACAGATTGGTATCGTATCTTGGGGATATGGGTGTGCTTCTGCCAATTACCCAGGAGTTTACACTCGAGTTAGCG ttTACGTCGGAATTCTTAAACAGTTAATGACAGGGACCAATTCCTGCGGCCAATGA
- the LOC135090781 gene encoding trypsin-1-like isoform X1 has protein sequence MRFTLLILAVFMMCGWGNINGLKIPFEDFRELSPSETNLSGSEGDYIEPKEAAISSRFIKNDEGTQSQKANCVCGRRNTVTRIVGGQQTTVHEYPWQVALVSKYSNRPFCGGSIISDVWILSAGHCVNSNTKKNVRVVIGEHKWDSSSETSITSRRALSQVLRHKYYSSSTLNHDISLLRLADPIVFPSNNKIAPVCIPSADNLYESVNAIVTGWGTLYSGGYQPTTLQEVTVPTMSNSQCKATSYSSSSITDNMICAGLSQGGKDSCQGDSGGPMVTYRNGAYEQIGIVSWGYGCASANYPGVYTRVSVYVGILKQLMTGTNSCGQ, from the exons ATGCGCTTTACATTGCTGATTTTGGCGGTCTTCATGATG TGCGGATGGGGTAACATCAACGGCCTCAAGATCCCTTTCGAAGa TTTCAGAGAGCTGTCGCCCTCCGAAACCAACCTCTCGGGTAGCGAAGGAGACTACATCGAACCAAAGGAAG cAGCAATCTCGAGCCGATTCATAAAGAACGACGAGGGCACTCAGTCGCAGAAGGCCAATTGTG TGTGTGGCCGGCGCAATACAGTCACCAGAATTGTGGGAGGCCAGCAAACTACCGTACACGAGTATCCTTGGCAGGTTGCACTCGTCTCCAAGTATTCAAATAGACCTTTCTGCGGTGGTTCCATCATCTCCGATGTGTGGATTCTTTCTGCAGGACACTGTGTAAATAG TAACACTAAGAAAAATGTCAGAGTCGTTATTGGGGAACACAAATGGGACTCAAGTTCTGAAACCTCCATCACCAGCAGGCGTGCATTAAGCCAG GTTCTTAGGCATAAATATTACAGTTCCTCCACACTGAACCACGATATTAGTTTGCTGCGGCTTGCTGATCCCATCGTGTTCCCCAGTAATAATAAGATTGCTCCAGTGTGCATCCCGTCTGCAGATAATCTTTACGAATCCGTGAATGCCATCGTCACCGGCTGGGGAACACTCTATTCAG GAGGATATCAACCCACTACGCTTCAGGAAGTGACTGTACCCACCATGAGCAACAGCCAGTGCAAAGCAACATCCTATTCCAGCAGTAGCATTACTGATAACATGATCTGCGCTGGTTTATCACAGGGTGGCAAGGACTCCTGCCAG GGCGATTCTGGTGGTCCTATGGTGACTTACAGAAATGGAGCATATGAACAGATTGGTATCGTATCTTGGGGATATGGGTGTGCTTCTGCCAATTACCCAGGAGTTTACACTCGAGTTAGCG ttTACGTCGGAATTCTTAAACAGTTAATGACAGGGACCAATTCCTGCGGCCAATGA